From one Lycium ferocissimum isolate CSIRO_LF1 chromosome 7, AGI_CSIRO_Lferr_CH_V1, whole genome shotgun sequence genomic stretch:
- the LOC132061809 gene encoding uncharacterized protein LOC132061809: MAQSKKTLKNLIPLFILLSLSALFLFSFHPSNLNSTKSFSFNPHNPQTHQKFTFIIKVLTFNRFESLSRCLNSLSKAHYDNHVVHLHIYIDHFQDSSKGYVEIDQKLNLSKRILDFVDGFSWKYGEKLVHYRTCNIGLQSQWLEAWWPSSDDEFAFVVEDDLELSPLYFRFLKSLIENYYYNESNFSPMIYGASLQRPRFVPAILLVN; encoded by the exons ATGGCACAATCCAAGAAAACCCTCAAAAATTTAATCCCACTTTTCattctcctctctctttctgctctttttctcttctctttccaCCCTTCAAACTTAAATTCCACCAAATCTTTCTCTTTTAACCCTCACAACCCTCAAACTCACCAAAAATTCACTTTTATCATCAAAGTTCTCACCTTTAACCGCTTTGAGTCCCTCTCTAGGTGTCTCAATTCACTTTCCAAAGCACACTATGATAACCATGTTGTTCATCTCCATATCTACATTGATCATTTTCAAGATTCCTCAAAAGGGTATGTAGAAATTGACCAAAAATTGAATCTTTCTAAAAgaattcttgattttgttgatgGGTTTTCTTGGAAATATGGGGAAAAGTTGGTACATTATAGGACTTGTAATATTGGACTTCAAAGTCAGTGGTTGGAAGCTTGGTGGCCTAGCTCTGATGATGAGTTTGCCTTTGTTGTGGAAGATGATCTTGAATTGTCACCTCTTTATTTTAGGTTCTTGAAGAGTTTGATTGAGAATTATTATTATAATGAATCCAATTTTAGTCCTATGATTTATGGGGCTTCCTTGCAGAGGCCAAGGTTTGTACCAG CCATATTGTTAGTCAACTAG